A stretch of DNA from Chloroflexota bacterium:
ACGACCGCGCCGCTGGCCAGTTTCAGGTTCACCACCATGGCGTCCTCGATGTCGTACTGAGGGAGGGCGGCCAGGGAGGTCCGGTTGAACCCCCGGGCGGCGTAGGCGAACACCTCCGTCACCTCGCCCGCCAGATAGCGAACCAGGTCCACCGTGTGGGTCACCTGCTCGTGAAACTGCCCGCCGCTTTTGCCCTTCACCACCCACCAGTGATGAATGGGAACCGCGCCCGTGGGAGGGGCTCCCATCCACCCTCCGTGGCCGACGATGAGCGGGTCCTGGCTCAGGATCTCGCGAGCCTTCTGCACCCCGTAGCGGTATCGGGTCATATATCCCGCGCTGGCGAGCAGGCCCGCCTCCTCCACCCGGTTCGCGATCTCCTGCATCAGGTCCAGATCCAGCCCCACCGGCTTCTCCACCAGGAAGGGAATGCCGCGTTCCAGGGCGGCGAACTCCGCCTCGCCGTGGGCAAAGGGGGGCAGGCACAGGTAGAGCGCGTCCAACTCCACCGAATCGAGCATCGCCCGGGGATGGGTGAACGCCCGTCCGCCGTATTCAGCGGCGCGCTGTTGGGCCGTCTCCTCGGATATGTCGCAAAAGGCGGCCAGCTGGACGTCCTCCATGCGCGCCAGGCCGGTGAGATGGGCCCCGGCGATGCCGCCACAACCGACGAAGCCGACTCGGACTTGGTCCGTCATGGGGGCTCCTTTGTTACGGAAGGT
This window harbors:
- a CDS encoding Gfo/Idh/MocA family oxidoreductase, translated to MTDQVRVGFVGCGGIAGAHLTGLARMEDVQLAAFCDISEETAQQRAAEYGGRAFTHPRAMLDSVELDALYLCLPPFAHGEAEFAALERGIPFLVEKPVGLDLDLMQEIANRVEEAGLLASAGYMTRYRYGVQKAREILSQDPLIVGHGGWMGAPPTGAVPIHHWWVVKGKSGGQFHEQVTHTVDLVRYLAGEVTEVFAYAARGFNRTSLAALPQYDIEDAMVVNLKLASGAVVTLYTTCSAKARGGGVSLSLFAHEHTILFTGWEHTGRFLAADSREIIEIPGESDIFAIEDRAFIDAVKYDDPGRIRSTYADGVRTAAVTLAANRSLETGQPVSL